In Schizosaccharomyces osmophilus chromosome 2, complete sequence, the following proteins share a genomic window:
- the gas1 gene encoding cell wall 1,3-beta-glucanosyltransferase Gas1, with protein MKLSLLSLAAAGLASLASFAEATVSPVHVDGRYFWYQNGTRFFIKGIAYQPDHSGDVKYVDPLTDKSTCERDVKYLKELSVNTIRVYSVNSSANHDDCMKTFDDNGIYVLSDLSSPDVSINGADPSWTVDLFKHYTDVVDSLAPYNNVLGFVGGNEVVQNASNTNAAAFVKAAVRDVKQYIVNAGHRQIPVGYSTNDEEKTRVAMSEYFDCGEKEDIVDFYGINIYEWCGDSSMQKSGYDVRTEEFKNYTVPVFFSEFGCIDVRPRKFTEVKALFSDDMTDVWSGGIAYEYFEADNHYGVVTTSGDSVSTLTDFPHLSSMYASVQPSSTQSSSMSLTSSGLSCSATQSVWKAATNLPPTPSEDVCECMDSTRQCIVADGVDSSDYGDLFGYVCNLIDCDAINANGTSPGKYGSFSYCDSKQKLNYVLDAYYQQKGGCDFKGSASSTSATSATGSCKSYLSAAGSSGTNAISVTPNANAVSKGNGTDNMSSTSGGSGGSGNDTKSGNEKSAASSSFNSKAFIALVSMVTGGVAVLLI; from the coding sequence atgaagctttctcttttgtctttggCTGCCGCTGGTCTTGCCAGCTTGGCTAGCTTTGCTGAAGCTACCGTATCTCCCGTCCACGTCGACGGCCGTTACTTCTGGTACCAAAACGGTACCCGTTTCTTCATTAAGGGTATTGCTTACCAACCCGACCACAGTGGAGATGTCAAATACGTTGACCCCCTCACTGATAAGAGTACTTGTGAGCGTGATGTCAAGTACTTGAAGGAGCTCTCTGTCAACACCATCCGTGTTTACAGTGTCAACTCTTCTGCCAATCATGATGATTGCATGAAAACTTTCGATGACAACGGAATTTACGTTCTTTCCGATTTGTCTAGTCCCGACGTTTCTATCAACGGTGCCGATCCTTCTTGGACCGTTGACTTGTTCAAGCACTACACTGACGTAGTCGACTCTTTGGCTCCTTACAACAATGTCCTTGGTTTCGTTGGTGGTAACGAAGTTGTTCAAAATGCAAGCAACACCAATGCCGCTGCTTTCGTCAAGGCCGCTGTCCGTGATGTTAAGCAATACATCGTCAACGCTGGTCACCGTCAAATTCCCGTCGGTTACTCTACcaatgatgaagaaaaaactcgTGTCGCTATGTCTGAGTACTTTGACTGCGGTGAGAAGGAAGATATTGTTGATTTCTACGGTATCAACATCTACGAGTGGTGTGGTGATAGCAGCATGCAAAAATCTGGTTACGATGTAAGAACTgaagaattcaaaaactaCACAGTTCCCGTCTTCTTCAGTGAATTTGGTTGCATCGATGTTCGTCCTCGTAAATTTACCGAAGTCAAGGCTTTGTTCAGCGATGACATGACTGATGTTTGGTCTGGTGGTATCGCTTACGAATACTTTGAAGCCGACAACCACTATGGTGTCGTTACTACTAGTGGTGACTCCGTCAGTACTCTTACTGACTTCCCTCACCTTTCTTCTATGTATGCCTCTGTCCAACCTTCTTCAACTCAATCTTCTTCCATGTCTCTCACTTCCTCTGGTTTATCTTGTTCTGCTACCCAAAGTGTTTGGAAGGCTGCTACTAACCTGCCCCCCACTCCCTCTGAGGATGTTTGTGAATGCATGGACAGTACTAGACAGTGTATTGTAGCTGATGGCGTTGACTCTTCTGATTATGGAGATCTTTTCGGTTACGTCTGCAATCTTATTGATTGCGATGCTATCAACGCTAACGGTACTTCTCCCGGTAAGTACGGTTCTTTCAGCTACTGCGATTCTAAGCAAAAGTTGAACTATGTTTTGGATGCTTACTATCAACAAAAGGGTGGTTGTGACTTCAAGGGCTCTGCCTCTTCTACTTCTGCCACTTCTGCTACTGGTTCTTGCAAGTCCTACCTTTCTGCTGCTGGTTCTTCTGGTACTAATGCTATCTCGGTTACTCCCAACGCTAATGCTGTTTCCAAGGGTAATGGTACCGATAACATGTCTAGTACCTCCGGTGGTAGCGGTGGCTCTGGTAATGACACTAAATCTGGTAACGAAAAGAGTGCCGCCAGCTCTTCTTTTAACTCCAAGGCCTTTATTGCCTTGGTCTCTATGGTTACCGGTGGCGTTGCTGTCTTGTTAATTTAA
- the bgs3 gene encoding cell wall 1,3-beta-glucan synthase catalytic subunit Bgs3, whose translation MYPYQRSEEFSASSTNGAGEETPINSNYGSEAYYGGRHTLSPHVNPFMNEHEQEDAYSDILEEAPNEEAVYNSPERPSSSEEFVSQDESNVSAGSSYMFPYNRGHPLAKRHDSIMVDEFGHEYIVEGESIASTDEAIDYDALYASWTADNKAPILALDIENIFIELAMKLGFQWDSMRNMFDYLMVMLDSRSSRMAPQDALLSVHADYIGGPHANFKKWYFASRMDQFDFASGVPSFISRDPSNQSPVSDLSAVNALWISRMDDLSSYERVEQLALYLLCWGEANNVRFMPECLCFIYKLAYDYLISPQYKEQKDPAPKDYYLDHCITPFYNLLHDQQYEIRNQKYVRKEKDHAETIGYDDVNQMFWHASGIKRIKLLDGSGIMKALPSARIHLLDQVQWSRICYKSYRESRTWLHFITNFNRIWILHLCVFWYFTVHNSPTIYTRNFHYLENTQPSRAAKWSAPALAGAVASFINFLALLLEGYFVPRRSPGAQTVLPRLIFVAILLALNIIPAVFIFGFSNDRQQHYKSREIVGYVHFFFSIACVAYQTFVPLSGLLGPRFNFRGSRKYLANKYFTNNIVTLPWRRFLLSVCLWVTVFVAKFVESYYFLTLSVRDPIRFLQKMKPYDCSDYLIGSALCRYQPKFLLSLVYLTDLVLFFLDTYLWYMLISTIFSIGYSFSIGAAIWTPWRVLYSNLPRRIYFNLLSAKSLSTDFKPKIYVGQIWNSVMISMYREHLLSLEHLRGLLYEQVGSEYFGKQTFQSPKFFMESAKGKSTRNKYFLATSEAERRISFFSQSLSANLPEAMPVPKMPSFTVLIPHYGEKILLSLREIIREQDPMSRITLLEYLKQLYPHDWNCFVQDTKLMAGEPSPMDNKDDEKAEGSKKKNNFLKEDLPFYCIGFKSTAPEYTLRTRIWASLRSQTLYRTASGMMNYSRALKLLYRVEHPALLDECSGNFEKLEHELEQMAYRKFRLCLSMQRYSKFTRDEYENTEFLLRAHPELQISYLDEDPAEDGEEPKVYATLINGFCPIENGRRLPKYRIRLSGNPILGDGKADNQNMALPFVRGEYLQVIDANQDNYIEECLKIRSVLSEFEEMDAVTTNPYSASDKHNWPVAMVGSREYVFSENSGILGDVAAGKEQTFGTLFSRSLALIGGKLHYGHPDFLNTIFMTTRGGVSKGQKGLHVNEDIYAGMNAMQRGGRIKHCDYFQCGKGRDLGFGTILNFTTKIGTGMGEQSLSREYFYLGTQLPFFRMLSFYYAHAGFHLNNCFIMISMQLLMLVFVNLGAMYRTVPICKYQSSGSVNQGLYPAGCYMLKPVLDWIRRCIISIFVVFFISFLPLIVHDLLEKGALRAVSRLCKQIISFSPMFEVFVTQNYSQSIITNLTYGGARYIATGRGLATTRVPFSVLYSRYSGGSIYLGARLLLMLFFGTMTVWTTHYVYFWCTMFALVICPFLYNPHQFSFVDFFVDYREFLRWLSRGNSKGHDHSWISFCRLARTRITGVQKKQKGSPSNKLAMDTPRARITNLLFTEILVPAFFCFFSITAYTFMNSQPGLEDTSRSVNGFVRIWIMAALPIAISIAMLCISLLVSCCLGPLMNKCCKQFGGFMAAISHGVCVVGLVFTFEALWFLEAWSLSKTVLGCVVIISIHRFLFKLVVVFLLPREVSGGETNFSWWDGKWISRDIPMKPIQFIREFFCKIIELNLFAMDFMLAHSILFCMVPVLIIPFVDIPHSVLLFWLQPSRQIRPPIYTRKQNQLRRRTFYRYSLLFTLLLCTFVAMIVVPLVLDHKLGYTFKFNNSKKFFRLMQPTMGKVINSNKNTTD comes from the coding sequence ATGTACCCATATCAAAGATCCGAAGAgttttctgcttcttctacAAATGGAGCAGGTGAGGAAACTCCCATCAACTCCAACTATGGTTCAGAGGCTTATTATGGCGGTCGCCACACGCTATCGCCTCATGTCAATCCTTTTATGAATGAACATGAGCAAGAGGATGCCTACTCTGATATCCTTGAAGAAGCTCCCAATGAAGAAGCTGTATATAATTCTCCAGAGAGACCTAGCTCTTCCGAAGAGTTCGTTTCACAAGACGAGTCCAACGTTTCCGCCGGCAGTTCTTATATGTTCCCCTACAACCGGGGGCATCCATTAGCCAAGCGTCATGATTCTATCATGGTTGATGAGTTTGGCCATGAATACATTGTTGAAGGTGAAAGCATTGCTTCAACGGACGAAGCAATTGATTACGATGCTTTATATGCTTCTTGGACTGCCGATAACAAGGCTCCAATCCTTGCCCTCgatattgaaaatattttcatcgAACTCGCTATGAAGTTAGGTTTCCAATGGGACAGTATGAGAAATATGTTTGACTACCTTATGGTTATGCTTGATTCTCGATCATCCCGTATGGCTCCTCAAGATGCTTTGCTATCCGTGCACGCTGATTATATTGGCGGTCCTCATGCCAATTTCAAGAAATGGTACTTTGCTTCCAGAATGGATCAATTTGACTTTGCCTCTGGTGTCCCTTCGTTCATTTCTCGTGATCCTTCTAATCAATCACCCGTCTCAGATCTCTCTGCCGTAAATGCCCTTTGGATTTCTCGTATGGATGATTTGTCCAGCTATGAGCGTGTTGAACAATTAGCTCTTTACCTTTTATGCTGGGGTGAAGCCAACAATGTTCGTTTTATGCCGGAGTGTTTGTGCTTTATATATAAGTTGGCCTATGACTATCTCATTTCCCCTCAATACAAAGAGCAAAAAGATCCTGCCCCTAAAGATTATTACCTTGATCATTGCATTACtcctttttataatttgCTGCATGATCAACAATATGAAATTCGCAACCAAAAATACGTTCGGAAAGAGAAGGATCATGCTGAAACTATTGGTTATGATGATGTCAATCAAATGTTTTGGCATGCTAGCGGCATCAAGCGCATTAAGCTTCTTGATGGCTCCGGAATCATGAAAGCACTTCCCTCTGCTAGAATTCACTTGCTCGATCAAGTTCAGTGGAGTCGCATTTGTTATAAATCATATAGGGAGTCTCGTACTTGGTTACATTTTATAACCAACTTCAACCGTATTTGGATTTTGCATCTTTGCGTCTTTTGGTATTTTACTGTTCATAACTCTCCCACCATTTACACTCGAAACTTCCACTATTTGGAAAATACTCAGCCTTCTCGTGCCGCAAAATGGAGTGCACCTGCGCTTGCCGGTGCCGTTGCCTCCTTTATAAACTTTTTGGCACTTTTGCTCGAAGGTTATTTTGTTCCTAGAAGATCTCCAGGTGCCCAAACTGTCTTGCCCAGGTTGATATTTGTAGCAATCTTGCTTGCTCTCAATATTATCCCTGccgttttcatttttggattttctaACGATCGGCAACAACATTACAAAAGTCGTGAAATTGTCGGCTAtgttcatttctttttttctattgcCTGCGTTGCCTATCAGACTTTTGTACCTTTATCTGGTTTATTGGGTCCAAGGTTCAACTTTCGGGGTTCTAGAAAATATCTGGCCAATAAGTATTTCACCAACAATATTGTAACTTTGCCATGGCGCCGTTTCCTATTGTCAGTTTGTTTGTGGGTTACAGTATTTGTAGCCAAGTTTGTTGAGTCGTACTACTTTCTCACTCTTTCGGTTCGTGATCCTATCCGAtttcttcagaaaatgaaaccTTACGATTGCAGCGATTACTTAATTGGTTCAGCTCTTTGTAGGTACCAGCccaaatttttattgtcGCTCGTTTATCTCACAGACTTGGTTTTGTTCTTCCTCGATACCTACTTATGGTACATGCTAATCAGTACTATTTTCAGCATCGGGTATTCCTTCTCAATTGGTGCCGCGATTTGGACTCCCTGGCGCGTACTCTACTCGAATTTGCCTAGACGTATTTACTTCAATTTATTGTCTGCTAAGTCATTGTCTACTGATTTCAAGCCTAAGATTTACGTTGGTCAGATATGGAACAGTGTAATGATTTCCATGTACCGTGAACActtgctttctttggaaCACCTAAGGGGCTTGTTGTACGAGCAAGTTGGATCCGAGTATTTCGGGAAACAGACTTTCCAATCTCCCAAGTTTTTCATGGAGTCAGCTAAAGGAAAATCAACTAGGAATAAGTACTTCTTGGCCACTTCAGAAgcagaaagaagaatttcatttttttcacaGTCGCTTTCTGCGAATCTGCCTGAGGCTATGCCGGTTCCTAAAATGCCTTCATTCACTGTGCTCATTCCTCACTATGGTGAGAAGATTCTTCTGAGTCTTCGGGAAATTATTCGCGAGCAAGATCCCATGTCGAGGATAACTTTACTGGAATACTTAAAACAACTTTACCCTCACGACTGGAATTGTTTTGTTCAAGATACTAAGTTGATGGCTGGTGAGCCTAGTCCCATGGATAAtaaagatgatgaaaaagCTGAGGggtcaaaaaagaagaataatTTCCTTAAAGAAGACCTTCCTTTCTATTGCATTGGTTTCAAGTCTACGGCTCCGGAATATACTTTGCGTACTAGAATCTGGGCTTCCCTTCGCAGTCAGACACTGTACCGTACTGCAAGCGGTATGATGAATTATTCTCGTGCTCTGAAATTGCTATATCGCGTTGAACACCCTGCGTTATTGGATGAATGTAGTggaaactttgaaaaactcGAGCACGAATTGGAACAAATGGCTTATCGGAAGTTCCGTCTTTGCCTGTCCATGCAGCGTTATTCAAAGTTCACTCGCGACGAATATGAGAACActgaatttcttttgagaGCACATCCCGAACTGCAAATTTCATATTTGGACGAAGATCCAGCTGAGGATGGTGAGGAGCCAAAGGTGTATGCAACTCTTATCAATGGCTTCTGTCCTATAGAAAATGGTCGTCGCTTACCAAAGTACCGCATTCGTCTATCTGGTAACCCCATATTGGGAGACGGTAAAGCTGATAATCAGAACATGGCTCTTCCATTTGTCCGCGGTGAATATCTTCAAGTCATTGATGCTAATCAAGACAACTATATTGAGGAATGTTTGAAAATCCGCAGTGTCCTTAGTGAATTTGAAGAGATGGATGCAGTTACCACGAATCCCTATTCTGCCTCAGATAAGCATAACTGGCCTGTTGCTATGGTTGGTTCTCGAGAGTACgtattttcagaaaacaGCGGTATTTTGGGTGATGTTGCTGCTGGTAAGGAACAAACTTTTGGTACGTTATTTTCTCGCTCTTTAGCCTTAATTGGTGGTAAGTTGCATTACGGACATCCTGactttttgaatacaaTCTTTATGACCACCCGAGGTGGTGTTTCTAAAGGTCAGAAAGGTTTACACGTCAATGAGGATATTTATGCTGGTATGAATGCTATGCAGCGTGGTGGACGAATCAAACATTGCGACTATTTCCAATGTGGTAAGGGACGTGATCTCGGTTTTGGTACGATTCTCAACTTTACTACGAAGATTGGTACCGGTATGGGTGAGCAGTCGCTTTCACGTGAGTACTTCTACTTGGGAACTCAATTACCATTCTTCAGAATGCTTTCGTTCTACTATGCACATGCAGGCTTTCATCTTAACAATTGCTTCATCATGATATCAATGCAGTTATTGATGCTTGTGTTTGTTAACCTAGGCGCCATGTATCGTACTGTTCCTATCTGCAAGTATCAATCTAGCGGTAGTGTCAATCAGGGACTATATCCAGCTGGTTGTTACATGTTGAAACCAGTTTTGGATTGGATTAGAAGATGCATTATAtctatttttgttgttttcttcatttcgTTCTTGCCTTTGATTGTGCATGATCTTCTAGAAAAGGGTGCCCTTCGTGCTGTCTCTCGTTTGTGTAAACAGATTATCTCATTTTCCCCTATGTTTGAAGTGTTTGTCACTCAAAATTACTCGCAGTCAATCATTACCAATTTAACCTATGGTGGTGCTCGCTACATTGCTACTGGCCGTGGATTAGCTACTACTCGTGTACCTTTTTCAGTTTTGTACTCTAGGTATAGTGGGGGCTCTATTTACCTCGGTGCTCGTTTATTGctaatgttgttttttggtACAATGACGGTATGGACCACTCATTATGTCTATTTTTGGTGTACAATGTTTGCATTGGTTATATGCCCATTCCTTTACAACCCTCACCAATTCTCGTTTGTTGACTTCTTCGTTGATTATCGTGAATTCCTTCGTTGGCTGTCTCGTGGTAATAGCAAAGGACACGACCATTCCTGGATAAGCTTTTGCAGATTGGCTCGTACAAGGATCACTGGTGttcagaagaagcaaaagggGTCACCATCCAACAAGCTTGCGATGGATACCCCTCGTGCCAGAATCACAAACTTACTCTTTACCGAAATTCTTGTGCctgctttcttttgctttttctctATTACTGCATATACATTTATGAACTCACAGCCTGGATTGGAGGATACTTCGCGCTCAGTGAACGGCTTTGTTCGTATTTGGATAATGGCAGCATTGCCTATAGCTATTAGTATTGCTATGTTATGTATCTCTTTGCTTGTATCGTGTTGCCTTGGCCCGTTGATGAACAAATGCTGTAAACAGTTTGGTGGTTTCATGGCTGCTATCTCACACGGTGTTTGTGTTGTTGGATTGGTTTTTACCTTTGAGGCTTTGTGGTTCTTGGAGGCTTGGTCACTTTCCAAGACGGTTTTAGGATGTGTCGTAATTATCTCGATTCACCGattccttttcaagttAGTCGTTGTATTCCTTCTTCCACGTGAAGTATCTGGCGGTGAGACGAACTTTAGCTGGTGGGATGGAAAATGGATTAGCAGAGACATTCCCATGAAACCTATCCAATTTATTCGGGAGTTTTTCTGCAAGATCATTGAGTTAAATCTCTTTGCTATGGACTTCATGTTGGCACACTCCATCCTGTTCTGTATGGTCCCTGTACTTATAATTCCATTTGTGGACATCCCTCACTctgttttgttgttttggcTCCAACCTAGTCGTCAAATCCGTCCTCCAATCTATACCCGTAAGCAAAACCAGCTTCGCAGAAGAACGTTTTATCGCTACtcacttttgtttacgctTCTTCTCTGTACATTTGTTGCAATGATTGTGGTACCGCTTGTTCTTGATCATAAATTGGGATACACATTTAAGTTTAATAACTCCAAGAAGTTCTTCCGGTTAATGCAACCTACAATGGGCAAGGTCATCAACAGTAATAAGAATACTACCGATTAA
- the rps3001 gene encoding 40S ribosomal protein S30 — MGKVHGSLARAGKVKSQCPKVEKQEKPKQPKGRAHKRLVYVRRFVNVTNMVGGKRRMNPSSA; from the exons ATGGGTAAGGTTCACGGATCATTAGCTCGTGCCGGTAAG GTGAAATCTCAATGCCCCAAGGTTGAGAAGCAAGAAAAGCCCAAGCAACCCAAGGGACGTGCTCACAAGCGTCTTGTATACGTTCGTCGCTTCGTCAATGTTACCAATATGGTTGGTGGCAAGAGAAGAATGAACCCTTCTTCTGCTTAA